The following coding sequences lie in one Miscanthus floridulus cultivar M001 chromosome 9, ASM1932011v1, whole genome shotgun sequence genomic window:
- the LOC136481698 gene encoding wall-associated receptor kinase 2-like → MAPISAAVLLPAVAAALMAMAALQLSAAAAAAPPPAPAATKGQPGCSTTCGNVSVPYPFGFGPSHCYWPGLNLTCDTSDSHQTPRLLLGDGSLRVAEISLSNRTVRVMRAGFIINITGDGLTSPGWNGSLEFGHGFREHGYQLSARNELAVRGCNVMATISADIVGERNTKIVSGCASFCTLSDRGRYFKSDHEEVTDKVCSGTSGCCLAPLTSSGVPVRNGVQARWLYGGTGNHTVEQTLDEAVIVFVAQQGWVEKERPVDGFQEAPLLLDFAVKQGLPLHSEGNSKCSQDVQRMVCKSEHSECYPAYPGYGCKCKDGYDGNPYLAGGCQDVDECKLLGEDRLCFGVCSNTIGSYDCQCPQGTYGEPDVEGGCVDYNFNKADALSPTVVRGPIGCNTSCGDVSVPYPFGFGPSRCYWPGFNLTCDTRHSPPRLLLGGDGNGNGTLQVVHISLRNSTVHAIHHSSDTNMITVVDHTVINYTDLLADVRLPDIGEPYVLSTRNEFIVMSGWDMRANLHGEYRNSSSSSTSDSIINRAVCSSSGGDRGAGGPPPVPTQSHRGYCSGHDGCCHAPISAGSTPKRVEFKVLNKNISHHQYGNWSWNYALAFVSEVGLTDQWYKIVFNMFDLSIGYMSSPVVLQWAVKQGLSAPAAVNSGKCPSDVSSRLCKSENSDCRQENGGFTCHCSKGYDGNPYVANGCQGLIIGLSVASGPALLLIVLSIFFLLREFKQRKIKVQKQKYFKQNRGQLLQQLLSQKADIAERMIIPLDELAKATNNFDTAREIGGGGHGTVYKGILSDLHVVAIKKSKITMKKEIDEFINEVAILSQINHKNVVKLFGCCLETEVPLLVYEFIPNGTLYHHLHIEGQERSLSWSNRLRIATEIATSLAYLHSSVSIPIIHRDIKSSNILLDDTMTSKISDFGASRYIPIDNTGLTTRIQGTFGYLDPECFQTGRLTEKSDVYSFGIILVELLTRKKPTCSHLSNEYGGLVPHFLNLLASRNLDQIMDPQVLEEGGTEVQQVVMLAASCINIRGEERPTMRQVELTLEGLQQGSNKKYKKDDMVTEEFVNGSIRGYYPSWTSEGQRSEESSRRYSLEQEMMMSARYPR, encoded by the exons ATGGCGCCAATCTCTGCAGCTGTCCTATTACCAGCTGTGGCGGCGGCGCTGATGGCGATGGCGGCGTTGCAGCTCTCGGCCGCAGCAGCTGCGGCGCCGCCACCGGCGCCAGCGGCAACGAAAGGGCAGCCCGGCTGCAGCACCACCTGCGGCAACGTTAGCGTGCCGTACCCCTTCGGTTTTGGGCCCTCCCACTGCTACTGGCCGGGGCTCAACCTCACCTGCGACACCAGCGACAGCCACCAAACCCCGCGGCTGCTGCTCGGCGACGGCAGCCTCCGGGTCGCCGAGATCTCTCTCTCTAATCGAACCGTGCGCGTCATGCGCGCCGGCTTCATCATAAACATAACCGGCGACGGCCTAACTTCGCCGGGCTGGAATGGCTCGCTCGAGTTCGGCCACGGCTTCAGGGAGCACGGCTACCAGCTGTCGGCCCGGAACGAGCTCGCCGTCCGCGGGTGCAACGTGATGGCGACGATTTCCGCGGACATCGTCGGGGAACGAAACACCAAGATCGTCAGCGGCTGTGCCTCCTTCTGCACCCTGAGCGACCGCGGCCGCTACTTCAAATCTGACCATGAAGAGGTAACAGACAAGGTCTGCAGCGGCACGTCGGGCTGCTGCCTGGCGCCCCTCACTTCCAGCGGCGTGCCCGTGCGCAATGGAGTACAGGCCAGGTGGCTCTACGGCGGTACTGGTAACCACACCGTGGAGCAGACACTTGATGAGGCGGTGATCGTGTTCGTCGCCCAGCAGGGGTGGGTCGAAAAGGAACGGCCGGTGGACGGATTCCAGGAGGCTCCGCTTCTCCTCGATTTCGCGGTTAAGCAGGGCCTGCCGCTCCACAGCGAAGGCAACAGTAAATGCAGCCAAGATGTACAACGCATGGTCTGCAAGAGCGAGCACAGCGAATGCTATCCCGCGTACCCGGGCTACGGGTGCAAATGCAAGGATGGTTATGACGGCAACCCTTACCTCGCCGGCGGGTGCCAAG ATGTCGACGAGTGCAAGCTCCTGGGTGAAGATAGACTGTGCTTCGGTGTATGCAGCAACACGATCGGGTCATATGATTGCCAGTGCCCGCAAGGAACTTACGGCGAACCCGACGTCGAAGGTGGCTGCGTCGATTATAATTTCAACAAAG cagatgcgctgtcgcCTACCGTGGTTCGGGGGCCGATCGGCTGCAACACCAGCTGCGGCGACGTGAGCGTTCCGTACCCCTTCGGCTTTGGGCCCTCCCGCTGCTACTGGCCTGGGTTCAACCTCACCTGCGACACGCGCCACAGTCCCCCGCGGCTGCTTCTGGGAGGggacggcaacggcaacggcacCCTCCAGGTCGTCCACATCTCCTTGCGCAACTCCACAGTGCACGCCATCCATCACAGCAGCGACACCAACATGATCACCGTCGTCGATCACACGGTGATCAACTACACCGACCTTCTGGCTGACGTTCGCCTCCCAGACATCGGCGAGCCCTATGTGCTGTCGACCAGGAACGAGTTCATCGTCATGTCCGGGTGGGACATGCGTGCCAACCTCCACGGGGAGTACAGAaacagcagcagtagtagcacCAGCGATAGTATCATCAACCGAGCTGTCTGCAGCAGCTCCGGTGGAGATCGTGGTGCTGGTGGGCCGCCGCCGGTCCCAACACAAAGCCACCGCGGGTACTGTTCCGGCCACGATGGCTGCTGCCATGCGCCCATCTCTGCAGGCAGCACGCCCAAGAGAGTGGAATTCAAAGTgctcaataagaacatcagccaTCATCAATATGGTAATTGGTCGTGGAACTACGCGTTGGCGTTTGTCTCGGAGGTGGGGTTGACTGATCAGTGGTACAAGATCGTCTTCAACATGTTTGATCTGTCGATCGGTTACATGTCATCTCCCGTTGTTCTCCAATGGGCTGTTAAACAAGGCTTGTCAGCGCCTGCTGCCGTCAACTCAGGCAAGTGCCCATCGGACGTGTCCAGCCGCCTTTGCAAGAGTGAGAACAGTGACTGCCGACAAGAGAATGGAGGCTTTACGTGCCACTGCTCCAAGGGCTACGACGGCAACCCTTACGTCGCCAATGGATGCCAAG GTTTAATTATTGGTTTGTCAGTTGCTAGTGGCCCAGCGCTCCTTCTGATAGTTCTGAGTATATTTTTCCTACTCCGCGAGTTTAAACAACGCAAGATAAAAGTACAGAAACAAAAGTACTTCAAGCAAAATCGTGGACAATTGTTGCAACAGCTGTTGTCCCAAAAGGCAGACATTGCAGAAAGGATGATAATACCATTGGATGAGCTTGCAAAGGCCACAAACAACTTCGACACAGCTCGTGAGATTGGTGGCGGAGGGCATGGTACTGTTTACAAAGGAATACTATCAGATTTACATGTCGTGGCCATCAAAAAGTCAAAGATTACCATGAAGAAAGAAATAGATGAGTTCATAAATGAGGTAGCAATCCTCTCACAGATCAACCATAAGAATGTGGTAAAACTCTTTGGATGTTGCCTAGAGACTGAGGTGCCATTGTTGGTGTATGAGTTTATTCCCAATGGGACCCTTTATCACCATCTTCATATTGAAGGCCAAGAAAGGTCACTTTCATGGAGCAATAGGCTGAGGATCGCAACTGAAATAGCTACTTCTCTTGCCTATCTTCACTCATCAGTTTCAATCCCAATAATCCATAGAGACATCAAGTCTAGTAACATACTTCTTGATGATACAATGACATCAAAGATATCCGACTTTGGAGCTTCAAGGTATATTCCGATAGACAACACAGGGTTGACAACAAGGATACAGGGAACATTCGGATACTTGGATCCAGAGTGCTTTCAAACCGGTCGTCTTACCGAGAAAAGTGATGTTTATAGCTTTGGTATAATTCTCGTGGAGCTACTCACCAGGAAGAAACCAACTTGTTCACATTTGTCCAATGAATATGGTGGCCTTGTTCCACATTTCCTCAATCTACTTGCCTCTAGAAACCTTGACCAGATAATGGATCCACAGGTTCTAGAAGAAGGAGGCACAGAAGTACAACAAGTTGTTATGCTTGCAGCATCCTGTATAAACATAAGAGGTGAAGAAAGACCAACGATGCGACAGGTTGAACTTACACTAGAAGGACTTCAACAAGGTTCCAACAAAAAGTACAAGAAAGATGATATGGTAACTGAGGAATTTGTGAATGGTAGCATTCGGGGATACTATCCATCATGGACTAGTGAAGGGCAGAGATCTGAGGAATCTAGTAGAAGATACAGTTTGGAGCAAGAGATGATGATGTCGGCGAGGTATCCTAGATAG